Genomic window (Syngnathus typhle isolate RoL2023-S1 ecotype Sweden linkage group LG4, RoL_Styp_1.0, whole genome shotgun sequence):
CAGCAGATGTCAGGATGAATTTTCAGCCAAATTGAGTAAACAAGCACTGACATCCCAATGAGTTATAAAATGCGCCGAGCTttggagttgatgtttttttaaatgcttaaACAAATCTGGTGCCATTTTGAAAGGTCAGAGATAAGATGGGAAGACATGATACAcagcaaacacaaatgttgatatcatTGCCATTAAGAGTGCTGCTCGaatatgctttaaaaaaaaaaaaaaaaaaaaatcacgcaaTGCGTGTTTACAAAATTTGGACATATAGGACATTTGGATagcttgctgtgtgtgtgtctcacaaGGAGCTGCTGCGAAGAAGACGATGTGGGGGTTCTTCTGTGAGTGATCACTCTCGTGTCCCCAGAGGACAGGTTGTATCCACCCTGTGACAAATGCAGATGACCTTACAATCATGCTGCTCCTGACGGCAAACATGTCTCTTGTGACACAGCATGGGGCGACATTTTATGTAGATTGCTGTCTGCCTCAAAAGTTGAGTCACTCAAGAATTTCAAATCTTACTTTCAATGTGTCGTGAGCAGTTCATAAACGTACAGCAATGAGTCACATTTTTGTGCTCTCTGTTTGCTTACCATGACGCTGTTAGACTTGAAGGTTACGACAAGCCAGACATTTTTAATGTGTCTATTTTAAGACACCTCACAACAATAGAGTGTAGCTTGGGGAAGACATTACCGCTTTAATTGGGGTCTGAATATTTCGGAAAACTATCAGGATGTTCACGCTATTACACCGCAGGCATTTGACCTCTTGGATTACAATAGAAAGCCTTGCCGTCGAGCGTTTCCTGAGCGCTTAAGGAGCCTCCTCCGTGCAGGAAATCACACTGATGCGATCAGTCTGAGAGCCATCGACCCGGCTGCATCTGACTCATCCCCCACACTCTTCAGTCTGAAACGCCTTGTCATTTTATCAGTGCCGACAATTGGTTTCGGGTAAGGCTGGGCATTAAGATTGGAATGCACAAAATATTGGAATAATATCGTATGAAGGCGCCCCGCTCGCTTGACAAACGTTCCTTTCGATGGAACATCTATCGTGCTGATGCGTTGATTACCTTGGGAAAAATAACTGAAGGCACCCCAGCAAGAGGTTACAGGTTGCTATggaaacacattgaaaggattgcAGCTGCCGCAATCCAAACTGAAAGAACAACCCCAAAAAATTGGACGCAGGTATTTGTTGAGTCAGAAGCAAAAACATCTCAGACGCAGTCAGAATTACACTCATTAGAGGGTGAGCTGTACAAGAACTGCGGCAACAGATAATAATACTCCAATTAGATTGAcagttggagacatgattactTTTACACAAAATAATCACGGTGTTTTTTGTAAAGATTGACTTTGGTGTTAGAAGCAAGATTATTATAGGcagtgaaaaggaaaaaaattaacACTGCTTAAAAACTGAAGATTAATTGAAACGATGTTGCGTTTATAAAACTAACTCAAATTataacaaaaatgtcatttgttttagtcttttttaattaatatcATCCAGTCGAGGAGCTTGCAGGGTAATTTGAAAAGCATTTATTTTGGTATCGCTTGTATGTCGGAATAAAAGAAGGGTGTAGTTTACTTTTACACAACAGCGAACTTTTTCACTTGACAAAGACTccatatataaaaaaactaATTCTAAGactcataataaaaaaataaataccccCACacccaaaaacacacacatgataAAAACTAATTAATACAAACTGTAAGTAAAAACTGACCAGAATAAAAAATCCTAGTATAAACAACATAAACTTTGGCATAAGTGGGATCCAAGAACTGACTCCCCCGCTCTATCATTACACTGCAATAAATTTGAATATAGAGAaaaattcaatttatttttgtagttgaattaaaaaaaaaaaatcatagttTACCACAGTACCTTGACTTATTTATCAATCAATAATGGGGATTCTAATCTTTGTAATGCAGACTCTGAAAAATCCCTTGTATCAGATTTTAACAGATAGTGTAGAGTATTTATCGTTTAAAAAATATGTCAGAAACATCGATCCAAATAAAACCACTGCATTATTCACAAGCCGGCGATATACGACACGGACAACAACCTGAGCTTCCTTCACTTCCcctctctctgtgtgtgtgctcaagTCTATTAGCGTTACACCGCTGTTACCGGATCATTAGGCACCATCCGTTTCAATAATTCAAAAAGAGCAAACAGGGCAAAGACGCCAAGTTGTGCCTTTGCCATCTCTCAACACAGCGGGGCCCGTGCAGGTAAACAACACATCATCTAAGCAGTGCAACAACCCAACTCCTCCGTTGGCAACTGTATGGGCATGCAGCTCGCGCTAGCTGGAGGAGTGAAGTGTGCGCAAAAAGGGCACAGTTGAAACCTCGGGCATGGAGTCATGCATGTCAgactgcatgggttttctccaaaTACTGACTGGGACAACCTTCCAAATTTCAAAGGTATGAATATTAGATGGATTAAAATGTGTCTCTGTGAGTGGCAATCAGTTCAGGATGTACCTCACCCAAGAACAGCTGGGATAAGACatggaattattattattattattacttttttatgGCTGGCGATTATATCCAGTAAtctattagaaaaaaaatatgtatttagaaaaaaaactacaacaaTGAACTTGTCCTTAtaatagtcaagtcaagtttatttatatagccctaaatcacaagcagtctcaaagggcttcagatatacaaaacaaattgacaattattctcaaagcatccctgatcttaagctcccaagagggcaaggaaaaactaaataaaaaaccAATAGacatatttgtttttctcacaTTGTCGAATTAACTAATGcataatctttaaaaaaaaaaaatcaattttgacCTTAAATGAAAGTTTCAAATAAAGTCACAATTGAAATTAGCTAAAATCACCACTGATTTACTTTCCATCACCAGAGTCTGTTTTTACTCTACAGTGTGCGCGTACTTTGGCCACCTCCGATTGTTGcagtgactaaaaaaaaaaccgcacAAAGCGGCCATCCAAGCCGCTGAAGCCGACAAGTCACGCTGATGGAATCTCCGGTACTGTACTGGCCTAACCCAATGACGCCTGCGTGCGTCCCTCACGTGATGAGCACCCTGGCGAGCCAATCAacgagctcgctcgctcgctcgcactctccccctcctcctctgcagCCCGTCACGGTGGACATCGCTTTCCGCGCGCACACGTGACCACAGAATGCGCTTAGTGGCATTTAAACATCATCCATTGCGCTTTCCGACACCAAAATAGACAAGGAATCAAACGGCGAACGTCTCCATGTCGAGTGGACCCTGTCTTCCCTCTTTAACGCCGAATGACTCTCTCCGACGTTACCTTCGGACTTGATTTTTTGGGCGCCCCTTATTTTTGCCACCTGTAGCTAAGTGTGGATATTTTTAAGAAACACATTGCGGGATTATTGCGCATCCGTGCGTAAAGGAGCGAGGGGGGGAAGCTAAATCCCATTTAAGGGCGCGTAAGCCTCCTGGAGAAGAAGCGGCATGCAGGATAGAAAGGAATGTGCACTCGCATAGGAGAGAGGTGATCCACGCAGATCGCCATTTCTCTCTTGTTTGTCATATTTCTGTGGAggaacaggaggaggaggaggaggagagcgcGCGTCGGTGAGCAGCCATGGGCAAAGAGGAGTGTAAAACTATGCTGGATGCCCTGAATAAAGTGACGGCGTGCTACAGACACCTGGTCGTGGCTCTGGGCAGCACGTCGGACTCGCAAAACTTGCGCGAGGAGCTGAAGCGGACCCGCAAAAAGGCGCAGGAGCTGGCCGTGGCCAACCGGACTAAGCTGACTTCTCTTCTTAAAGACAAGAGCATCAGCAAGGAGGACCGCGCCGAGTACGAGCGGCTATGGGTGCTCTTCTCCAGCAGCATGGATCTACTGGAGGTGGACATGAAGCGCTCCCTGGAGATAGGTCAGGACTTCCCGCTCAAGGTGCCCACCAGGCACCTGATCCAGACGGGCATGACGGGCAGCACCAGCACAGTGGCGGCACGCGCCATGAGCGTGCAGAACATGAAGTACGAAGCGGACAGCAACATCGACACGGCCGACTTGCGGGACTTGCAGGCTGAGATCGGCCAGGTGAGCCAGATGATGGAGGAGATGGAGATGAAGGTGCAGGTGGCGCCGTGGGCCGTGGAAGCCAAGCAGGAGGCGggcgccgagctgaagtccaacATGAGTGTGGGAAATTCCTCTGTGGGTGTCATCTCCATCTGCGAGGAGGAACCCAAGGATGAGGAGGGGGGAGGTGGCGGCGACACGGGCTTCGCGTCCATCTGCGCTGTGTTCGTTTTCTTTGTCATCGTGACCGTGGCGGTGGTGCTTGGCTATCTGGTCATCAACATGTCCTGAAGAACAGCCCGTCCCTGGAGGGGGGCGTCAGCCCTTTGGTGCAGTGGTGCACAGTGGGGCACTTAACTACAGTACAGTAAGAGCATCTCTTACTGTCGTGATGTTCAAATTATCTTCCAAATTGCAGACAAAACCATAATTTGTGATTCATCTTGCACAATCAGGAATGTTGGAGATGATATAGGGccacaatgaaaataaaatcttttACGATATTCCCATAGTAATTGTATTGTAATCTCTTGATTACAACTCTAtttgtggttgttgtttttttcttcccaatgtGGCCGCTATTCGCCTTTAAAGCATTGCCAACAGAATTGTGCAGATATATTTGCCTCATCACAGCTACTTTTCGCTAAATAGAAATTATGGGGCACAATTATTTTTCCCCATTAggtcaatataaataaattcgTGTCCGAGATATCCTtgagac
Coding sequences:
- the si:ch73-167i17.6 gene encoding regulator of G-protein signaling 9-binding protein, which codes for MGKEECKTMLDALNKVTACYRHLVVALGSTSDSQNLREELKRTRKKAQELAVANRTKLTSLLKDKSISKEDRAEYERLWVLFSSSMDLLEVDMKRSLEIGQDFPLKVPTRHLIQTGMTGSTSTVAARAMSVQNMKYEADSNIDTADLRDLQAEIGQVSQMMEEMEMKVQVAPWAVEAKQEAGAELKSNMSVGNSSVGVISICEEEPKDEEGGGGGDTGFASICAVFVFFVIVTVAVVLGYLVINMS